In a single window of the Prevotella melaninogenica genome:
- a CDS encoding class I adenylate-forming enzyme family protein, translating into MRRKNEAILSILYRLHIISPKGLFVWAKSLILEGISLMALLRFVAYFYPQRCAIIDDCQSLTYRELYTRTRQLAQILHTKYHLQPKTRVALIGRNSLTLTILLHALSRLGIHTTLLSTDLGTEQITAALQKHHYQLFIYDEDLKQIPIETPCTAVTTETLSDILLSKEAQTRDTKLPKIWRGGEITIHSGGTSGNFKSIARRPSVTSFLPPLLALLHNIRIYEYKSVLISLPFYHGFGLSTLIISLLMGKKVCLQKRFDAIKTLEIIQREQIEVMPIVPAMLSRFWQIENAKEKMKSLRCLISGGDKLPKCLIDMTHQQIGEVLFNLYGTSEAGFFMLATPKELASFEETTLGKPIQGVDCKIKNLNEEGIGTLWVRSRWAMHGKQNQWQNTGDLVSQNSEGYFFHHGRADRMVVCGGENVQPEHIEQVLLSHPMIMAARAFNVPDPNFGNVIHTEIECTPKATLTEVTLLDWLRPQLSRAEMPHSIRFKTIEMLSTGKQKLH; encoded by the coding sequence ATGAGAAGAAAGAATGAAGCTATCCTTTCAATCCTCTATCGCTTACACATAATCTCCCCAAAGGGCTTATTTGTGTGGGCAAAAAGCCTCATCTTGGAAGGTATTAGCCTAATGGCGCTACTTCGCTTTGTTGCTTATTTCTATCCACAACGCTGTGCAATCATTGATGACTGCCAATCTTTGACCTATCGAGAACTCTACACTCGTACTCGTCAACTCGCACAAATTCTCCACACAAAATACCACCTCCAACCCAAAACGAGAGTGGCTTTGATAGGACGTAACAGTCTTACCTTAACTATCCTTCTTCATGCACTCTCACGATTAGGCATACACACCACCTTGCTTAGCACAGACTTAGGCACAGAACAGATAACAGCAGCCTTACAAAAGCATCATTATCAACTCTTTATATATGACGAAGACCTCAAACAGATTCCCATAGAAACTCCTTGTACGGCTGTTACAACAGAGACACTAAGCGACATCCTTTTATCTAAGGAGGCGCAAACAAGAGATACAAAACTCCCTAAAATCTGGCGAGGAGGAGAAATAACCATTCACTCAGGGGGAACAAGTGGCAACTTTAAGAGTATTGCCCGTCGTCCTTCTGTTACCTCTTTTCTCCCTCCATTACTTGCGTTACTACACAACATCAGAATCTACGAATATAAGAGTGTACTGATTTCACTGCCATTTTATCATGGTTTCGGACTTTCAACGCTTATTATCTCCTTACTTATGGGTAAGAAGGTATGCCTACAAAAACGCTTCGATGCTATCAAAACCTTAGAGATTATTCAGCGTGAACAGATTGAGGTCATGCCAATTGTTCCTGCTATGCTCTCACGTTTTTGGCAGATTGAAAATGCAAAGGAGAAGATGAAGAGTCTACGTTGTCTTATAAGCGGTGGTGATAAACTTCCTAAATGCCTCATCGACATGACTCATCAACAAATTGGTGAGGTACTCTTTAACCTTTATGGTACGTCTGAAGCAGGATTTTTTATGCTGGCAACACCCAAAGAATTAGCTTCCTTTGAAGAGACCACCTTAGGTAAGCCTATCCAAGGAGTTGACTGTAAAATAAAAAATCTCAATGAAGAAGGAATAGGAACACTTTGGGTACGTTCTCGTTGGGCTATGCATGGAAAACAGAATCAATGGCAAAATACTGGCGATTTAGTTTCTCAGAATAGCGAAGGTTACTTCTTTCATCATGGAAGAGCCGATCGAATGGTAGTCTGTGGAGGTGAGAACGTTCAGCCAGAACACATTGAACAGGTTCTTCTCTCCCACCCTATGATTATGGCTGCACGTGCCTTTAACGTTCCCGACCCTAACTTTGGTAATGTCATCCACACGGAAATAGAGTGTACGCCAAAGGCAACACTAACAGAGGTAACACTCCTCGACTGGCTCCGCCCACAACTGTCACGTGCTGAAATGCCACATAGCATCCGCTTCAAAACCATTGAAATGCTCTCTACTGGCAAGCAGAAGTTGCATTAA
- the gdhA gene encoding NADP-specific glutamate dehydrogenase translates to MEVEKIMQALEQKHPGESEYLQAVHEVLMSVKDVYNQHPEFERASIIERIVEPERIITFRVPWVDDQGKVQVNIGYRVQFNGAIGPYKGGLRFHASVNLSILKFLGFEQTFKNALTTLPMGGGKGGSDFSPRGKSDAEIMRFCQAFMNELYRHIGPDEDVPAGDIGVGGREIGYLFGQYRKLTHQFQGMLTGKGREWGGSILRPEATGYGALYFVHQMMETHGLDIKGKTVAISGFGNVAWGAAKKATELGAKVITLSGPDGYIYDPEGISGEKIEYMLELRNSGNDVCEPYAEKYPGSQFFKGRKPWEQQADIYLPCATQNELNGEDADKILAYKPLCVAEVSNMGCTAEAADKFTAAKQLFAPGKAVNAGGVATSGLEMSQNSLRLSWSPEEVDQKLHYIMSSIHEQCVKYGKQADGYIDYIKGANIAGFMKVAKAMLAQGVV, encoded by the coding sequence ATGGAAGTCGAAAAAATCATGCAAGCACTGGAGCAGAAGCATCCAGGTGAATCAGAGTATTTGCAGGCTGTACATGAAGTACTTATGTCTGTAAAGGATGTTTACAATCAGCACCCAGAGTTTGAGCGCGCAAGTATTATTGAGCGTATCGTAGAGCCTGAGCGCATCATCACATTCCGTGTACCTTGGGTTGATGATCAGGGCAAGGTTCAGGTAAACATTGGTTACCGCGTACAGTTTAATGGTGCTATTGGCCCTTACAAGGGTGGTCTGCGTTTCCACGCATCAGTAAACCTCAGCATTCTGAAGTTCCTCGGTTTCGAGCAAACATTCAAGAATGCACTCACCACATTGCCTATGGGTGGTGGTAAGGGTGGTTCAGACTTCTCTCCACGTGGTAAGAGTGATGCTGAAATCATGCGTTTCTGCCAGGCTTTCATGAACGAGTTGTATCGCCACATCGGTCCTGACGAGGATGTTCCTGCAGGTGACATCGGTGTTGGTGGTCGTGAAATTGGTTATCTCTTCGGTCAGTATCGCAAGCTGACTCACCAGTTCCAGGGTATGCTCACAGGTAAGGGTAGAGAATGGGGTGGCTCAATCCTCCGTCCAGAGGCTACTGGTTATGGTGCACTCTACTTCGTTCACCAGATGATGGAGACTCATGGTCTTGACATTAAGGGTAAGACTGTTGCTATCTCAGGTTTCGGTAACGTTGCATGGGGTGCTGCTAAGAAGGCTACCGAACTTGGTGCAAAGGTTATCACATTAAGTGGTCCTGATGGTTATATCTATGACCCAGAAGGCATCAGCGGTGAGAAGATTGAGTACATGCTCGAACTCCGCAACAGTGGTAATGACGTTTGTGAGCCATACGCAGAGAAATATCCAGGTTCACAGTTCTTCAAGGGTCGTAAACCTTGGGAGCAGCAGGCAGACATCTATTTGCCATGTGCTACTCAGAACGAGCTTAATGGTGAGGATGCAGACAAGATTCTTGCTTACAAGCCATTGTGCGTAGCTGAGGTTTCAAATATGGGTTGTACAGCAGAGGCTGCTGATAAGTTCACTGCAGCGAAGCAGCTCTTTGCTCCAGGTAAGGCTGTTAACGCAGGTGGTGTGGCTACATCAGGTCTCGAAATGTCACAGAACTCTCTCCGCCTCTCATGGAGTCCGGAAGAGGTTGATCAGAAGCTCCATTACATCATGAGTTCTATCCATGAGCAGTGCGTGAAGTATGGCAAGCAGGCTGATGGTTACATTGATTATATTAAGGGCGCCAATATTGCGGGCTTCATGAAGGTAGCGAAGGCTATGCTTGCCCAGGGTGTCGTATAA
- a CDS encoding PEP/pyruvate-binding domain-containing protein produces MSEQVPAQWGNFYLKDVSFVNLMMRRIYNVLIVANPYDAFMLEDDGRVEEKIYNEYMELGLRYPPTFTQVSTTEEASKVLNTVDIDLVICMPGNADNDAFDVARAVKAEFPDIHCVVLTPFSHGITKRIQNEDLSIFDYVFCWLGNTNLILSIIKLMEDKMNIENDIHEVGVQMILLVEDSIRFYSSILPNLYSYILTQSQNFATEALTRHDASLRQRGRPKVVLARTYDEAWDIYQRYKDNCLGVISDVRFPINDVEGKGSSATEGNISVTEKDPEAGLKLLRAIREEDEYLPLIIESSESENREKAEAEGFHFVDKNSKKMSVDLRHLLEEHMGFGDFIFRNPETREEVMRIRSLKELQDNIFTIPRDSMLYHISRNHMSRWLSARAIFPVSSFLKGITWHKLQDVDMHRQIIFDAIVAYRRMRNVGVVALFDRRKFDRYAHFARIGDGSLGGKGRGLAFLDNVIKLRPDFNRFLNAKVQIPKTVVLCTDVFDSFMEQNNLYQIALSDASDEEILQAFLRAQLPDEFIGDFFTFFEATRSPIAVRSSSLLEDSHYQPFAGIYSTYMIPYLEDKYEMLRMLACAIKAVYASVYYRDSKAYMTATSNVIDQEKMAVILQQVVGKEYGDHFYPNISGVLRSLNYYPIGEEKAEEGIASLALGLGKYIVDGGQTLRVCPFHPHQVLQMSEMEIALRETQTQFYALDMKHISEDFKVDDGFNILKLRVKDAEADGSLQYITSTYSPEDHAIYDGLYEGGRKVISFCGVLQQNVFPLPELLQMAMTYGAEAMRRPVEIEFAVNLNDNRTGELYLLQIRPIVDSKQMLDEDLTAIHDEECLLRSHNSLGHGVSDDVQDVVYVKTDSSFTASNNPTIADDIERINRKFLDTDKNYVLIGPGRWGSSDPWLGVPVKWPHISAARVIVEEGLEHYRVDPSQGTHFFQNLTSFGVGYFTINPYKEDGFYQRSVLDALPAVEETQWVRHVRFPKPLKIMMDGKKQEALIMLPQEKKE; encoded by the coding sequence ATGAGTGAGCAAGTTCCTGCACAATGGGGTAATTTTTACCTAAAAGACGTCAGTTTCGTCAATTTGATGATGCGACGAATTTATAATGTTCTGATTGTAGCTAATCCATACGACGCCTTCATGTTGGAAGACGATGGACGTGTCGAAGAGAAGATCTACAATGAGTATATGGAATTAGGTCTGCGCTATCCGCCAACCTTTACACAGGTGTCTACAACCGAAGAAGCCTCTAAGGTGCTCAATACTGTAGATATCGACCTTGTTATCTGTATGCCGGGTAATGCTGATAATGATGCTTTTGATGTGGCAAGAGCTGTAAAAGCAGAGTTCCCAGACATCCACTGTGTGGTACTAACTCCCTTCTCTCATGGTATCACAAAGCGTATACAAAATGAAGACCTCAGTATCTTTGACTATGTCTTCTGTTGGTTGGGAAATACCAATCTCATCCTCTCTATCATTAAGTTGATGGAGGATAAGATGAATATAGAGAATGATATCCATGAGGTGGGAGTACAGATGATTTTGCTTGTAGAAGATTCTATCCGTTTTTACTCATCTATTCTACCTAACTTATATAGCTATATCCTTACGCAGAGTCAGAACTTTGCCACAGAAGCCTTGACCCGACACGATGCCTCTTTGCGCCAGCGTGGACGTCCAAAGGTAGTCTTAGCACGTACATACGACGAAGCATGGGATATCTATCAACGCTATAAGGATAACTGCTTGGGTGTTATCTCTGATGTAAGATTCCCTATTAATGATGTAGAGGGGAAGGGTTCTTCTGCGACAGAAGGGAATATTTCTGTAACGGAGAAAGATCCAGAGGCAGGCTTAAAACTACTTCGTGCCATTAGGGAAGAAGATGAATACCTCCCTTTGATAATTGAAAGTTCAGAGAGTGAGAACCGTGAGAAGGCTGAGGCAGAAGGTTTCCACTTTGTAGATAAGAACTCGAAGAAGATGAGTGTAGACCTTCGCCACCTACTCGAAGAACACATGGGCTTTGGCGATTTCATCTTCCGTAATCCAGAAACACGTGAGGAGGTGATGCGCATTCGAAGTTTGAAAGAGTTGCAGGATAATATCTTTACGATTCCACGTGACTCTATGCTCTATCATATTTCCCGCAATCACATGAGTCGTTGGCTCTCTGCACGTGCCATTTTCCCAGTTTCTTCCTTCCTAAAAGGGATTACATGGCATAAACTGCAGGATGTAGATATGCACCGACAGATTATCTTTGATGCCATTGTTGCTTATCGAAGGATGCGCAATGTGGGTGTTGTAGCCCTATTTGATAGACGAAAATTCGACCGATATGCCCATTTTGCTCGTATTGGAGACGGTTCGTTAGGAGGTAAGGGACGTGGTTTGGCTTTCCTTGATAACGTTATTAAACTCCGACCAGACTTCAATCGCTTCCTCAATGCAAAGGTACAGATTCCGAAGACAGTCGTTCTTTGTACGGATGTCTTTGATAGCTTTATGGAACAGAACAATCTTTACCAGATTGCTTTGAGTGATGCAAGCGATGAAGAGATACTCCAAGCCTTCCTTCGTGCCCAGTTGCCAGATGAATTCATAGGCGACTTCTTTACCTTCTTTGAAGCTACTCGCTCACCAATAGCCGTTCGTTCCAGTTCGTTATTGGAAGATAGTCACTACCAACCCTTCGCTGGCATCTATTCTACCTATATGATTCCTTATCTTGAGGATAAGTATGAAATGCTCCGAATGTTGGCTTGTGCGATCAAGGCTGTCTATGCTTCGGTTTATTATCGTGACTCCAAAGCCTATATGACTGCCACAAGTAATGTCATTGATCAGGAGAAGATGGCTGTTATCTTACAGCAGGTAGTTGGCAAGGAGTATGGCGATCATTTCTATCCGAACATCTCTGGCGTTCTTCGTTCTCTCAACTATTATCCGATAGGAGAAGAGAAAGCAGAGGAAGGTATAGCCTCTTTGGCATTGGGTTTAGGTAAGTATATCGTCGATGGTGGGCAGACGCTGCGTGTATGTCCGTTCCATCCGCATCAAGTCTTACAGATGAGTGAAATGGAAATAGCCCTACGCGAAACCCAAACTCAGTTCTATGCACTTGATATGAAGCATATCAGTGAGGACTTTAAGGTGGATGATGGTTTTAATATCCTCAAACTACGTGTGAAAGATGCTGAGGCTGATGGCAGTCTACAATATATCACCTCCACTTACTCTCCCGAAGATCATGCTATTTACGATGGACTCTACGAGGGTGGAAGAAAGGTTATCTCTTTCTGTGGCGTACTCCAACAGAACGTCTTTCCACTACCAGAGTTGTTGCAAATGGCAATGACATACGGTGCTGAGGCTATGCGTCGCCCTGTGGAGATAGAGTTCGCTGTTAATCTGAATGATAACCGAACGGGTGAATTATATCTCTTACAGATTCGTCCAATCGTTGATTCTAAGCAGATGTTAGATGAAGACCTTACTGCAATACATGACGAAGAATGTCTCTTGCGGAGCCATAACTCTTTGGGACATGGGGTTTCTGATGATGTGCAAGATGTTGTATATGTAAAGACCGACAGTTCTTTTACAGCATCTAACAACCCAACTATTGCGGATGATATAGAACGGATAAATCGCAAATTCCTTGATACTGACAAGAATTATGTGCTCATTGGGCCTGGCCGTTGGGGGTCAAGTGACCCTTGGTTGGGTGTTCCTGTGAAGTGGCCACATATCTCGGCAGCCCGTGTTATCGTTGAGGAGGGACTGGAACACTATCGTGTAGACCCAAGTCAGGGAACACATTTCTTCCAAAACCTCACCTCTTTCGGTGTGGGCTACTTTACTATCAATCCTTATAAGGAAGATGGATTCTATCAGCGCAGCGTTCTTGATGCCCTTCCAGCTGTGGAAGAAACTCAGTGGGTACGCCACGTCCGTTTCCCGAAACCATTGAAGATAATGATGGATGGTAAGAAACAAGAAGCCCTTATCATGCTTCCTCAAGAAAAAAAGGAATAG